The following proteins are encoded in a genomic region of Gossypium hirsutum isolate 1008001.06 chromosome D05, Gossypium_hirsutum_v2.1, whole genome shotgun sequence:
- the LOC107905962 gene encoding BTB/POZ domain-containing protein At3g22104 isoform X1 — translation MQVCCDLEVDVNGEEVFMVDKKTLASFSKRFGGLFGNSMDNSGNLKVVFHDFPGGAVGFELIARFCYNNGRTQITPASVVLLNCAAQFMEMESDGHRPSLLNQTKKSLDGISFWSWSELLVALKECQDLLLSPSKPSLILDKVLDCVVGRLVSPIVASPYTSSSENSSFQCSCDTRSSYSTRNNSSQVSWWFEDLLFLNIDLIDKVIKLMICQHFDHATITKFLFCYQRSRFVTATPTEKCRIMEVIINLLSLLDRNSLSCKHLFDMFRVASSLENISKHCKSVLDTLIGSQLDQATIDFLLVPPPRKKHYMYDMNLVLRLVNAFQNELNCCSSLVRLRKVASLLDSYLVEV, via the exons ATGCAAGTCTGCTGTGATCTTGAAGTGGATGTCAACGGTGAAGAGGTTTTTATGGTAGACAAG AAAACTCTTGCATCATTCTCTAAAAGATTCGGCGGCTTGTTTGGTAATTCGATGGATAATAGCGGGAACCTGAAAGTTGTATTTCATGACTTTCCTGGGGGAGCTGTGGGATTTGAGCTCATAGCAAGGTTTTGCTATAACAACGGGAGAACCCAGATAACTCCTGCCAGTGTAGTCTTACTAAATTGCGCTGCACAGTTTATGGAGATGGAGAGTGATGGCCACAGGCCAAGCTTGTTGAACCAAACCAAAAAGTCTCTAGATGGCATCAGCTTCTGGTCCTGGTCTGAGCTCCTTGTAGCTTTGAAAGAGTGCCAAGATTTGCTGCTTTCTCCCTCAAAACCTTCTCTAATACTTGATAAAGTCCTCGATTGTGTTGTAGGAAGGCTTGTCTCTCCTATTGTTGCCAGTCCATACACATCTTCCTCTGAGAACTCAAGTTTCCAATGCTCATGTGATACAAGGAGCAGCTATAGTACCAGAAACAATTCCTCTCAAGTATCTTGGTGGTTTGAGGATCTTCTGTTTTTGAATATTGATTTGATTGATAAGGTAATCAAATTGATGATATGCCAACATTTTGATCATGCTACAATAACTAAGTTCCTCTTCTGTTATCAAAGATCAAGATTTGTTACTGCCACCCCAACTGAGAAGTGCAGAATCATGGAGGTCATAATCAATTTGCTTTCATTGCTTGATAGGAACTCCCTTTCTTGCAAGCACTTGTTCGATATGTTTCGAGTGGCTTCAAGTTTGGAAAATATTAGCAAGCATTGCAAATCCGTTTTGGATACTCTTATTGGTTCACAACTGGATCAAGCAACCATAGATTTTCTGCTTGTTCCACCACCACGAAAGAAACATTACATGTATGATATGAACCTGGTTCTGAGGCTGGTAAATGCATTTCAGAATGAACTGAATTGTTGCTCATCCCTGGTTCGATTACGAAAAGTTGCTAGCTTACTTGACTCATACCTTGTGGAAGTCTGA
- the LOC107905962 gene encoding BTB/POZ domain-containing protein At3g22104 isoform X2 has product MDNSGNLKVVFHDFPGGAVGFELIARFCYNNGRTQITPASVVLLNCAAQFMEMESDGHRPSLLNQTKKSLDGISFWSWSELLVALKECQDLLLSPSKPSLILDKVLDCVVGRLVSPIVASPYTSSSENSSFQCSCDTRSSYSTRNNSSQVSWWFEDLLFLNIDLIDKVIKLMICQHFDHATITKFLFCYQRSRFVTATPTEKCRIMEVIINLLSLLDRNSLSCKHLFDMFRVASSLENISKHCKSVLDTLIGSQLDQATIDFLLVPPPRKKHYMYDMNLVLRLVNAFQNELNCCSSLVRLRKVASLLDSYLVEV; this is encoded by the coding sequence ATGGATAATAGCGGGAACCTGAAAGTTGTATTTCATGACTTTCCTGGGGGAGCTGTGGGATTTGAGCTCATAGCAAGGTTTTGCTATAACAACGGGAGAACCCAGATAACTCCTGCCAGTGTAGTCTTACTAAATTGCGCTGCACAGTTTATGGAGATGGAGAGTGATGGCCACAGGCCAAGCTTGTTGAACCAAACCAAAAAGTCTCTAGATGGCATCAGCTTCTGGTCCTGGTCTGAGCTCCTTGTAGCTTTGAAAGAGTGCCAAGATTTGCTGCTTTCTCCCTCAAAACCTTCTCTAATACTTGATAAAGTCCTCGATTGTGTTGTAGGAAGGCTTGTCTCTCCTATTGTTGCCAGTCCATACACATCTTCCTCTGAGAACTCAAGTTTCCAATGCTCATGTGATACAAGGAGCAGCTATAGTACCAGAAACAATTCCTCTCAAGTATCTTGGTGGTTTGAGGATCTTCTGTTTTTGAATATTGATTTGATTGATAAGGTAATCAAATTGATGATATGCCAACATTTTGATCATGCTACAATAACTAAGTTCCTCTTCTGTTATCAAAGATCAAGATTTGTTACTGCCACCCCAACTGAGAAGTGCAGAATCATGGAGGTCATAATCAATTTGCTTTCATTGCTTGATAGGAACTCCCTTTCTTGCAAGCACTTGTTCGATATGTTTCGAGTGGCTTCAAGTTTGGAAAATATTAGCAAGCATTGCAAATCCGTTTTGGATACTCTTATTGGTTCACAACTGGATCAAGCAACCATAGATTTTCTGCTTGTTCCACCACCACGAAAGAAACATTACATGTATGATATGAACCTGGTTCTGAGGCTGGTAAATGCATTTCAGAATGAACTGAATTGTTGCTCATCCCTGGTTCGATTACGAAAAGTTGCTAGCTTACTTGACTCATACCTTGTGGAAGTCTGA
- the LOC107905962 gene encoding BTB/POZ domain-containing protein At3g22104 isoform X3, producing MQVCCDLEVDVNGEEVFMVDKKTLASFSKRFGGLFGNSMDNSGNLKVVFHDFPGGAVGFELIARFCYNNGRTQITPASVVLLNCAAQFMEMESDGHRPSLLNQTKKSLDGISFWSWSELLVALKECQDLLLSPSKPSLILDKVLDCVVGRLVSPIVASPYTSSSENSSFQCSCDTRSSYSTRNNSSQVSWWFEDLLFLNIDLIDKELPFLQALVRYVSSGFKFGKY from the exons ATGCAAGTCTGCTGTGATCTTGAAGTGGATGTCAACGGTGAAGAGGTTTTTATGGTAGACAAG AAAACTCTTGCATCATTCTCTAAAAGATTCGGCGGCTTGTTTGGTAATTCGATGGATAATAGCGGGAACCTGAAAGTTGTATTTCATGACTTTCCTGGGGGAGCTGTGGGATTTGAGCTCATAGCAAGGTTTTGCTATAACAACGGGAGAACCCAGATAACTCCTGCCAGTGTAGTCTTACTAAATTGCGCTGCACAGTTTATGGAGATGGAGAGTGATGGCCACAGGCCAAGCTTGTTGAACCAAACCAAAAAGTCTCTAGATGGCATCAGCTTCTGGTCCTGGTCTGAGCTCCTTGTAGCTTTGAAAGAGTGCCAAGATTTGCTGCTTTCTCCCTCAAAACCTTCTCTAATACTTGATAAAGTCCTCGATTGTGTTGTAGGAAGGCTTGTCTCTCCTATTGTTGCCAGTCCATACACATCTTCCTCTGAGAACTCAAGTTTCCAATGCTCATGTGATACAAGGAGCAGCTATAGTACCAGAAACAATTCCTCTCAAGTATCTTGGTGGTTTGAGGATCTTCTGTTTTTGAATATTGATTTGATTGATAAG GAACTCCCTTTCTTGCAAGCACTTGTTCGATATGTTTCGAGTGGCTTCAAGTTTGGAAAATATTAG